ATCTGCCCCAAAACGTTTTCCCCGAATTCCGGTTGGTTATTGAACTTACTCTTCGCAACATGCTCACGCCAGTCAGGCCCAGTCAGGCACTGATCAATCATCAACTGACCATTCACCCAATGCTGCACTCGTTGATTTTTGACACGAATTTTTCCCACGTTGAATTCGCCGTCCGGCTTCAGGCGAGTCGTCTGAGGAATTGGCGTCACAAGGTCGTACAGCGACGCCGTCAAATGTGATCGCGTGAGCTTCGGATAGGCGGCATCGTCCAAAATTTGATACTCCAACCCCAGCCATCGCTTGCCGTACGGCTTGACGCGATACTTGATACCGCTGTTTCCCTTCTCTGAAATTCGGAACTCAAACCACAATTCGAAATCGCCGTATTTTTCCCGGGTGACAATGTTGCCTCCCTTGCCGGACAGATGCAGCACGCCGCCGTCTTCTATCTTCCAGCCGTCGCCAACTGGATCACCGTTGACCTTGGACCACTGATCCAGCCGGTCGCCAGCGAGCAGGTTGTGGTACGTTTGAGCGGTAGCGGTCCCAGTCGGGCAGAGTGAAAAGAGAATCAGAAGCAGGGTTGGTATAGACTTCACGGCGGGACTTTCAGTTGGAAGGTATGAGGCGAGAAAGAATATCGCAGCGACTTTGAGGATGCCAGGCAGGGCTACGCTGTTCAGGCTCACAAAGTGGCAATTCGAGGCGCAGCCGAATAGAGTGTTGACTGCTGAACCGGACAACCGTCGCTCCTAAAAGGAATAAGTTCATGCCGATCGACATTCGCTGTAAGTGTGGCAAAAAGCTTCGAGTGCCGGACAAGTATGCCGGACGGACGGCGAACTGTCCGGGTTGCCAGCAGCCGATCTCGATCCCCGCTGCCCCGGCCGCCGTCGACGAAGAAGACTTCGTGGACGACTACGAAGAAGAAACCTACGACCAGGAAGAATCGGCCGCCGACTACGCCGTCAAGACGCCATACAACACCTTCGGCGATGATCCCGGCGCCGCTCGCTATTCGTTGAACGAATTCGTGGATCGCACGGTTCAGAAAGATCGCGACCAGGGTCTGTTCGAACTGGAAAGCGCGTACATGATGGAAGTCAATCTGGACGGCATGGTCTGGACCAAAATGGGAGCCATGATCGCGTACGTTGGCAATATGAAATTCACGAGGGAAGGAATTCTGGACAAAGGCGTCGGCAAGTTCCTGAAGAAAGCGATCACTGGCGAAGGCACTAAGCTAACGCGAGTCGAAGGTCGAGGCCGACTGTACCTTGCTGATTCCGGAAAGCGAATCAGCATTCTGAATCTGCAGGATGAATCCATCTTCGTCAACGGCAACGACCTGCTGGCGATGGAACCCGACATTGAATGGGACATCAAAATGATGCGTAAGATTACCGGCATGCTGGCCGGTGGTCTGTTTAACGTCAAACTGCAGGGGACTGGCATGATTGCGATCACGTCCCACTTCCAGCCAATGACTCTACGAGTTCGCCCCAACCAACCAGTGATCACCGACCCGAACGCGACCATCGCGTGGTCGGGCGGACTATCGCCGGAATTCAAAACAGACATCTCACTGAAAACATTTTTCGGACGCGGCAGTGGCGAATCAATTCAGATGCTGTTTCAGGGCGAGGGCTTT
This DNA window, taken from Fuerstiella marisgermanici, encodes the following:
- a CDS encoding 3-keto-disaccharide hydrolase, translating into MKSIPTLLLILFSLCPTGTATAQTYHNLLAGDRLDQWSKVNGDPVGDGWKIEDGGVLHLSGKGGNIVTREKYGDFELWFEFRISEKGNSGIKYRVKPYGKRWLGLEYQILDDAAYPKLTRSHLTASLYDLVTPIPQTTRLKPDGEFNVGKIRVKNQRVQHWVNGQLMIDQCLTGPDWREHVAKSKFNNQPEFGENVLGQIMLTDHNSDVWLRNVFVRRLDYRN
- a CDS encoding AIM24 family protein; its protein translation is MNEFVDRTVQKDRDQGLFELESAYMMEVNLDGMVWTKMGAMIAYVGNMKFTREGILDKGVGKFLKKAITGEGTKLTRVEGRGRLYLADSGKRISILNLQDESIFVNGNDLLAMEPDIEWDIKMMRKITGMLAGGLFNVKLQGTGMIAITSHFQPMTLRVRPNQPVITDPNATIAWSGGLSPEFKTDISLKTFFGRGSGESIQMLFQGEGFVVVQPFEEVYFQPG